The Chthoniobacterales bacterium genome includes a window with the following:
- a CDS encoding DUF4126 family protein, producing METFLFAAGIGFVAGLRTFLAPAAAAWAVRLGWLNLNGSPFAFMESNLALAGLTIGALGELVADLVPSIPRRTAVAPLLARLLSGAFCGACLCASANRSLPIGALLGAVGAIIGAFAGYEIRRWLVTKLNIKDVFIALSEDLVAVGLALFFVSR from the coding sequence GTGGAAACATTTCTCTTCGCGGCCGGCATCGGTTTCGTCGCGGGTTTGCGGACTTTCCTCGCGCCCGCGGCGGCCGCGTGGGCTGTCCGGCTCGGTTGGCTGAACCTGAATGGTTCGCCCTTCGCGTTCATGGAATCGAATCTCGCGCTCGCAGGACTAACGATCGGCGCGCTTGGCGAACTGGTGGCCGATCTCGTCCCGTCGATTCCCAGGCGAACCGCCGTCGCGCCTTTGCTCGCTCGTCTGCTTTCCGGAGCCTTCTGCGGCGCCTGCTTGTGCGCGTCGGCCAATCGCTCGTTACCGATCGGCGCCCTGCTCGGAGCGGTCGGCGCCATAATCGGTGCCTTTGCCGGCTACGAAATCCGGCGATGGCTGGTGACGAAACTTAACATCAAAGACGTCTTCATCGCTCTCAGCGAAGACCTGGTCGCTGTCGGATTGGCATTATTTTTCGTGTCACGCTAA
- a CDS encoding cupin domain-containing protein, with amino-acid sequence MKNDKDKVELNAVEDHDGILTIRGGGPRRDWNGIHYKQGMSAKNVGTTKLSANIATIPPGGVAYAHIHVGFELILYILEGKVRHEFGPGLKQVLENEAGDFIYIKPGVPHEVFNMSDTEPVVAFVARSSAEEWDNIIPYDRNKAE; translated from the coding sequence ATGAAGAACGACAAAGATAAGGTCGAGCTCAACGCCGTCGAGGATCATGATGGGATCCTGACGATTCGCGGCGGCGGCCCCCGCCGGGATTGGAACGGTATTCATTACAAGCAGGGCATGTCGGCAAAGAACGTCGGCACGACCAAACTATCGGCCAACATCGCCACCATTCCTCCGGGCGGCGTGGCCTATGCACACATCCACGTCGGCTTCGAGCTAATCCTCTACATTCTCGAGGGAAAAGTGCGGCACGAATTCGGGCCGGGGCTCAAGCAGGTCCTGGAGAACGAGGCCGGCGATTTCATTTACATCAAACCGGGCGTGCCCCATGAAGTCTTTAACATGAGCGACACCGAACCGGTCGTCGCTTTCGTCGCCCGCTCCTCGGCCGAGGAATGGGACAATATCATTCCGTACGACCGGAATAAGGCTGAGTAA
- the creB gene encoding two-component system response regulator CreB has product MRKILLIEDEPSIADNIIYALKTEGFSPTWCQTGGDGLRTFAEQTFVLVILDVGLPDMSGFELCKQLRTRSRVPIVFVTARKDEIDRVVGLEIGADDYVVKPFTPRELTARVKAILRRTESAGAAQPETTRLFSIDEERCEIRYCGSPLQLSRYEFRLLKVLVQKPGRVYSRDQLMELAWEEPDTALDRTVDAHIKMLRAKLRAIRDDEDPIRTHRGLGYSLKD; this is encoded by the coding sequence ATGCGTAAGATTTTGCTGATCGAAGATGAGCCGTCGATTGCCGACAACATCATCTATGCATTAAAGACGGAAGGTTTCTCGCCCACCTGGTGCCAGACTGGGGGCGACGGGCTGCGCACCTTCGCCGAGCAAACTTTCGTGCTCGTGATTCTTGACGTAGGGCTGCCCGACATGAGCGGCTTCGAGCTTTGCAAACAGCTCCGGACGCGCTCTCGGGTTCCCATCGTTTTCGTCACGGCACGCAAAGACGAAATCGACCGCGTGGTCGGGCTCGAGATTGGCGCTGACGATTATGTAGTGAAGCCCTTTACGCCGCGGGAGCTCACCGCGCGAGTGAAAGCGATCCTGCGCCGAACCGAATCTGCCGGCGCGGCGCAGCCGGAGACAACGCGCCTGTTTTCGATCGACGAGGAGCGTTGCGAGATCCGTTATTGCGGCAGCCCGCTTCAACTGTCGCGATATGAGTTTCGCCTCCTTAAAGTGCTGGTCCAAAAGCCGGGGCGGGTTTATTCGCGCGACCAGCTGATGGAGTTGGCCTGGGAAGAGCCCGATACCGCGCTCGACCGCACGGTGGACGCGCATATCAAGATGCTTCGAGCCAAGCTGCGGGCGATCCGCGACGATGAAGACCCGATCCGCACTCATCGGGGGCTCGGCTATTCGCTGAAAGACTGA
- the creC gene encoding two-component system sensor histidine kinase CreC — translation MSIRARIIVTQLLIVGIGFFYLVKKITDVNEIKPRYMQSIEEPMVDTARLLAALLESQSPGGNIDIGPFRESFQRARSRPFSAKIYSKLKTDIDLHVYVTDANGIVLFDSNGGKAEGRDFSRQNDVWLTLRGKYGARSTRADPNDPTSAVLFVGAPVMSEGNVIGVLTVSKPQKSMATFMQETRRKIFVMGAIAAVAVVIAGAILSAWITRPIERLTKYARGVRDGRRTPLPKLGGSEIGSLGKAFEEMRDALDGRKYIESYVQTLTHEIKSPVAAIRGAAELLHEQMPSEQRDKFLENIEGETVRIQEIVDRLLLLSAVEAKKSLEDQKPVNLAELLERTVASVAAQASAKTIHLETKLPAAPAVISGDEFLLEKAILNLLQNAIAFAPAGGSVSAELVRTDSSAAVRITDNGPGIPGFAETKIFERFYSLPRPDTGKKSSGLGLAFVREVALLHRGSIEVKNAPRGGVIAELVLPI, via the coding sequence GTGAGCATTCGCGCCCGCATCATCGTCACCCAGCTCCTCATCGTGGGAATCGGATTTTTTTATCTGGTGAAGAAGATCACCGACGTGAATGAGATCAAGCCGCGCTACATGCAATCGATCGAGGAACCGATGGTGGATACGGCGCGGCTCCTGGCGGCGCTGCTCGAGAGCCAGAGCCCCGGCGGCAACATCGATATCGGGCCGTTCCGCGAATCGTTTCAGCGCGCTCGCTCCCGCCCCTTCAGCGCGAAGATTTACAGCAAACTCAAGACGGACATCGACCTCCATGTTTACGTCACTGACGCGAACGGAATCGTCCTCTTCGATTCGAATGGAGGCAAGGCCGAGGGCCGCGACTTCTCCAGGCAGAACGATGTCTGGTTGACCTTGCGGGGGAAATACGGGGCGCGATCTACTCGAGCGGATCCGAACGATCCGACTTCCGCCGTGCTTTTTGTGGGAGCGCCCGTCATGAGCGAAGGCAACGTGATTGGCGTCCTGACGGTTTCGAAGCCGCAGAAGAGCATGGCGACGTTCATGCAAGAGACGCGACGAAAGATTTTCGTCATGGGTGCGATCGCCGCGGTTGCGGTCGTGATTGCCGGCGCGATCCTGTCGGCCTGGATAACGCGGCCGATTGAGCGGCTCACAAAATATGCGCGCGGGGTCCGGGATGGGCGCCGGACGCCGCTCCCAAAGCTGGGCGGCTCGGAGATCGGATCGCTGGGGAAGGCCTTCGAGGAAATGCGGGACGCGCTCGACGGGCGGAAATACATCGAGAGTTACGTCCAGACACTGACGCACGAGATCAAGAGTCCGGTCGCGGCGATTCGGGGAGCGGCCGAATTGCTTCACGAACAAATGCCGTCCGAGCAGCGGGATAAATTTCTGGAGAACATTGAGGGCGAGACCGTCCGCATCCAGGAAATCGTGGATCGGCTTCTGCTGCTTTCGGCGGTGGAAGCGAAGAAGTCGCTCGAGGACCAGAAGCCGGTCAACCTGGCGGAACTTTTGGAGCGAACCGTGGCGAGCGTAGCGGCACAGGCTTCGGCGAAGACCATCCACCTCGAAACCAAATTGCCGGCTGCGCCCGCGGTGATATCCGGCGACGAATTTCTCCTCGAGAAAGCGATTCTCAATTTGCTTCAAAATGCGATCGCGTTTGCCCCGGCTGGCGGAAGCGTCTCGGCCGAGCTGGTTCGGACCGACAGTTCCGCGGCGGTGCGGATAACGGACAACGGCCCGGGTATTCCAGGGTTCGCCGAAACAAAAATCTTCGAGCGTTTCTATTCGCTGCCGCGGCCGGATACGGGAAAGAAAAGCTCGGGGTTGGGGCTGGCCTTTGTCCGCGAGGTAGCGTTGTTGCATCGCGGGTCCATCGAAGTGAAGAACGCGCCGCGGGGTGGCGTGATCGCTGAGCTGGTGCTGCCGATCTAG
- a CDS encoding VIT and VWA domain-containing protein — protein sequence MKTKIILTALLLALLPISQIRASESEDNKADKTLSPYFHVKTAETSVDAMPLKSTNVRATIAGVIADVVVTQTYSNAGGVPLEATYVFPGSTRAAVYGMQMKIGDRLLKAKVEPRQEARRTYEQAKTEGKSASLLEQHRPNVFQMNVANIMPGDTVEVELRYTELLVPDSGEYSFIYPTVVGPRYSNQSESTAPETDKWIKNPYLMKGEKSPATFSVAVDIAAGMPLLDFRCETHEVKPQFTDPSRATITLMPGDATANNRDFILKYRLADSKIESGLLVSTGEKENFFLLTVQPPKRSTPVALPPRDYVFVLDVSGSMHGFPIQTAKQLIRQLFGTLKPNDTFNVLLFSGGSTVISPTELVATKENLTRALGVIDHEKGGGGTELLPALEQALALPNPNEAARSIVVITDGYVDCEAKAFDLIRGNLNRANLFAFGIGSSVNRHLIEGMAHAGGGEPFVVTKPEEAESAVAKFRDYVAAPLLTHVAVDFGGFDVYDVEPRSVPDLLADRPLVIFGKWKGNASGTISLRGKTGAGDYHAEFALQDARSMSGSNALIYLWARTRIAALVDFGHAGPEEERVKEVTNLGLTYNLLTAYTSFVAVDDIVRNPNGNAQTVKQPLPMPAGVENSAVGTPIHTTPEPGTWALFSVVAVVLGARVYRARKTRCARA from the coding sequence ATGAAAACAAAAATCATCCTGACGGCGCTGCTGCTCGCGCTGCTGCCGATCAGTCAAATCCGAGCGAGCGAATCTGAAGATAATAAAGCGGACAAAACGCTCTCGCCCTATTTCCACGTGAAGACGGCCGAGACCAGCGTCGACGCGATGCCGCTCAAGTCCACCAACGTTCGCGCGACCATCGCGGGCGTCATTGCCGACGTGGTCGTGACGCAGACGTATTCGAATGCGGGCGGTGTGCCGCTGGAGGCGACCTATGTGTTTCCCGGTTCGACCCGCGCAGCCGTTTACGGAATGCAGATGAAGATCGGCGATCGTCTGCTGAAGGCGAAGGTAGAACCGCGCCAGGAAGCGCGCCGCACCTACGAGCAGGCAAAGACTGAAGGCAAGAGCGCGTCACTCCTCGAACAGCATCGCCCCAACGTCTTCCAAATGAACGTGGCCAATATCATGCCGGGCGACACCGTTGAAGTGGAGCTGCGTTACACCGAGCTGCTCGTGCCGGACAGCGGTGAGTATTCCTTCATCTACCCGACGGTGGTGGGACCGCGTTACTCCAACCAGTCGGAGTCGACCGCGCCGGAGACCGACAAATGGATTAAGAACCCGTATCTGATGAAAGGCGAGAAGTCGCCGGCGACCTTCAGCGTCGCGGTGGATATCGCAGCCGGGATGCCATTGCTGGACTTTCGCTGTGAAACTCACGAGGTGAAACCGCAATTCACCGATCCGTCGCGGGCAACGATAACGCTTATGCCCGGCGACGCGACCGCGAACAACCGCGATTTTATTCTCAAGTACCGGCTGGCCGATTCCAAAATCGAGTCCGGCCTCCTCGTGAGCACGGGGGAGAAGGAAAACTTTTTCCTGCTCACGGTGCAACCGCCCAAGCGAAGCACGCCGGTAGCGTTGCCGCCGCGTGACTATGTCTTCGTGCTGGACGTTTCCGGATCGATGCACGGTTTCCCGATCCAAACCGCGAAGCAGTTGATCCGGCAGCTGTTCGGCACGCTCAAGCCTAACGATACTTTCAACGTGCTCCTGTTCTCAGGTGGCTCGACCGTCATTTCCCCCACGGAACTTGTTGCGACAAAGGAGAACCTCACGCGCGCCCTGGGCGTGATCGACCACGAGAAAGGGGGCGGTGGGACGGAGCTCTTGCCGGCGTTGGAGCAGGCGCTGGCCCTGCCGAATCCCAACGAAGCAGCGCGCAGCATAGTTGTCATTACAGATGGTTACGTCGATTGCGAAGCGAAGGCGTTCGACCTGATTCGCGGGAACCTGAACCGCGCGAATCTGTTTGCCTTCGGAATCGGCTCCAGCGTGAACCGTCACCTGATCGAGGGAATGGCGCACGCCGGTGGTGGTGAGCCATTTGTCGTAACCAAACCCGAGGAAGCGGAGAGCGCGGTCGCGAAATTCCGCGATTACGTCGCCGCGCCACTGTTGACTCACGTCGCCGTCGACTTCGGCGGCTTCGATGTTTACGACGTAGAGCCCCGTTCGGTGCCCGATCTCCTGGCCGACCGCCCCCTGGTCATTTTTGGCAAATGGAAAGGCAACGCGAGCGGAACGATCTCACTCCGCGGCAAGACCGGGGCCGGGGATTATCACGCCGAGTTCGCGCTCCAGGATGCGCGCTCGATGAGCGGGAGTAATGCGCTCATCTATCTCTGGGCGCGGACGCGTATCGCGGCGCTGGTAGACTTCGGACACGCTGGGCCGGAGGAGGAACGCGTAAAGGAGGTCACAAACCTCGGGCTCACCTACAATCTGCTCACGGCGTACACTTCGTTCGTCGCCGTGGACGACATCGTGCGTAATCCCAACGGGAACGCCCAGACAGTGAAACAACCGTTGCCGATGCCGGCCGGAGTGGAAAACAGCGCCGTCGGCACACCGATTCACACCACCCCGGAGCCGGGAACGTGGGCTCTGTTCAGCGTCGTGGCAGTGGTCCTGGGCGCCCGCGTGTATCGCGCGAGGAAAACAAGATGCGCTCGGGCCTGA
- a CDS encoding archaeosortase/exosortase family protein, whose product MRSGLINPPRLMLAAFAVALWPVGRWYALRMFDGSDEPYGLIALGTLVIVLVRKGFSLPDSELRWSCAGGLLLGYALLYSVFSPLPRALVAAAALAILLFRQRNVVAQTALLGLSLPVVATVQFYLGFPLRVVAAEASVLVLRALHLEVSREGTLLHWRGETILVDAPCSGVRMLWFGLYLAAALAALGRLDNRRSLAALSGALILVITANVVRATALFFKETQIVALPDWTHTGIGVVLFVAAVLIIVRLTRALSPCVSAT is encoded by the coding sequence ATGCGCTCGGGCCTGATCAATCCGCCGCGGCTCATGCTCGCGGCTTTCGCGGTTGCGCTCTGGCCGGTGGGGCGTTGGTACGCTTTGCGCATGTTTGACGGCAGCGACGAACCCTACGGCCTCATCGCGCTCGGGACACTGGTGATCGTGCTCGTCAGAAAAGGATTCTCATTGCCGGATAGCGAACTGCGGTGGAGCTGCGCGGGCGGTCTCCTCCTCGGGTACGCGCTGTTGTATTCCGTGTTCTCGCCGCTGCCACGCGCGCTCGTGGCAGCGGCAGCGCTGGCGATCCTCCTTTTTCGTCAGCGCAACGTCGTCGCGCAAACGGCCCTGCTTGGCCTTTCCCTGCCGGTCGTGGCAACCGTGCAGTTTTATCTCGGCTTTCCGTTACGCGTAGTGGCGGCGGAAGCGTCGGTGCTGGTTCTGCGGGCCCTCCATTTGGAGGTTTCTCGCGAAGGCACCCTGCTGCACTGGCGCGGCGAAACCATTTTGGTCGACGCGCCCTGCAGCGGAGTCCGAATGCTCTGGTTTGGGCTCTATCTTGCCGCCGCTCTGGCGGCGCTGGGCCGACTCGATAACCGACGAAGCCTGGCCGCGCTGAGTGGAGCGCTCATCCTGGTTATCACGGCCAACGTCGTGCGCGCAACCGCGCTCTTCTTTAAGGAAACACAAATCGTTGCCCTGCCGGATTGGACGCACACCGGTATCGGCGTCGTTCTCTTTGTCGCCGCCGTTCTTATCATCGTCCGCCTAACGAGAGCATTGTCACCATGCGTTTCCGCGACCTGA
- a CDS encoding MOSC domain-containing protein, giving the protein MLLLWSIGFLPCAVSVIGTIDSLWRYPVKSMKGEELDELFAGYAGVYGDRLFAFCSSGAPPGFPYFTGRDQRQMIRYRACFRAGAQAARPINLLEAEENGAWPLPAAAAEMGLDVESPDGKVFAIDDPALIENLRAGINHLHEIRLIRSDRSLTDCAPVSFFSLQTARQLAEESGTSIDKRQFRANVYLDLPGLPAFAEDDFVGRSLRLGSKVVASIVKRDGRCMMITLDPETAEKSPQVLKAVAQNHDGKAGLYGAVLIEGLVRKGDPVELLD; this is encoded by the coding sequence GTGCTTTTACTTTGGTCCATCGGTTTTCTACCGTGCGCTGTGAGCGTCATCGGGACCATCGACAGTCTTTGGCGTTACCCCGTAAAGAGCATGAAGGGCGAAGAGCTCGACGAACTGTTCGCGGGTTATGCCGGAGTCTATGGCGACCGCCTTTTTGCCTTTTGCAGTTCCGGCGCTCCCCCGGGCTTTCCCTATTTCACCGGACGCGACCAGCGCCAGATGATTCGCTACCGGGCCTGTTTCCGCGCCGGCGCCCAAGCGGCCCGGCCGATCAACCTGCTCGAGGCCGAGGAAAACGGCGCGTGGCCCCTTCCCGCGGCCGCGGCGGAGATGGGGCTCGATGTGGAAAGCCCGGACGGAAAAGTCTTCGCGATTGATGACCCAGCCTTGATCGAGAATCTGCGCGCGGGAATTAATCATCTCCACGAGATCAGGCTCATTCGGTCCGATCGTAGCCTAACCGATTGCGCGCCAGTTTCTTTTTTCTCGCTGCAAACAGCTCGCCAACTGGCCGAAGAATCCGGGACGTCAATCGATAAGCGGCAGTTCCGCGCCAACGTCTATCTGGACCTTCCCGGCCTCCCGGCCTTCGCGGAGGACGACTTCGTGGGACGATCGCTACGCCTTGGCTCGAAAGTCGTCGCTTCCATAGTCAAACGCGATGGCCGCTGCATGATGATCACACTCGATCCGGAGACGGCTGAGAAGTCACCGCAGGTGTTGAAGGCAGTCGCCCAAAACCACGATGGCAAAGCCGGCCTCTACGGCGCCGTGCTCATTGAAGGTCTCGTGCGGAAAGGCGATCCGGTTGAGTTGCTGGATTAA
- a CDS encoding lysozyme inhibitor LprI family protein, with translation MGPRKSAVWFALATTVLARPATSAGGEFKRFPETISPDGAYVLAWGAGGEQAGDTAQFTEVPYENDDFDQANVDADVNNYLVETATNKIVATIPGFSYFAGPNLRKNRSGLNIAWTPDAQSGLGIFDGRWSSEAVVWIEPRTRKMVDVQEQLAKGFMTVLHKNEKRFKTVEVRFFGAVIPKPGVLVIRASGSIPKEDETADYALKFTITGAGDKVQFHLQSGRRLPEESRALPSDPEEELNRVYTKVRSSLSPRDRDTLRDEQTRWLKLREQIANDNSRERFTQHRIEELHSLEVSK, from the coding sequence ATGGGACCTCGTAAATCTGCTGTTTGGTTCGCTCTGGCGACGACGGTGCTGGCCAGGCCGGCAACATCAGCCGGCGGTGAGTTCAAGCGGTTTCCGGAAACGATTTCGCCCGACGGCGCTTATGTCCTGGCCTGGGGAGCGGGTGGAGAACAGGCTGGGGATACGGCGCAATTTACCGAGGTTCCCTACGAGAACGACGATTTCGACCAGGCGAACGTCGACGCGGATGTAAACAACTATTTGGTCGAGACAGCTACGAACAAGATCGTCGCGACCATTCCCGGCTTTTCCTATTTTGCCGGGCCGAATCTCCGCAAGAACCGATCGGGCCTCAACATCGCCTGGACGCCCGATGCGCAGTCCGGGCTGGGAATATTCGATGGGCGCTGGAGTTCGGAAGCCGTGGTCTGGATCGAACCGCGAACGCGCAAGATGGTGGATGTGCAGGAGCAGCTTGCGAAAGGCTTTATGACTGTGCTGCACAAGAACGAGAAGCGCTTCAAGACCGTCGAGGTCCGATTCTTTGGGGCCGTGATTCCCAAGCCAGGGGTCCTTGTTATCCGCGCTTCCGGCTCAATCCCGAAAGAAGATGAAACCGCCGATTATGCGCTGAAGTTCACTATCACCGGAGCAGGCGACAAGGTTCAATTCCATCTGCAAAGTGGCCGGCGTCTGCCGGAGGAGTCGAGGGCCCTTCCCAGTGATCCGGAAGAGGAGTTAAACCGGGTTTACACCAAGGTGCGGAGCAGCTTGTCGCCCCGCGACCGCGATACCTTGCGCGACGAGCAAACGCGCTGGCTGAAATTGCGCGAGCAAATCGCCAACGACAATAGCCGGGAACGATTCACTCAGCACCGGATCGAAGAGTTGCACTCTCTGGAAGTTTCCAAATAA
- a CDS encoding DEAD/DEAH box helicase produces MPFRALHLSPQILQAVLEAGYTEPTPIQVAAIPPILAGQDLIGIAQTGTGKTAAFVLPILTKLAGSLQSGQRRGTRALVVAPTRELVVQIEENVRAYAKHLPLRMATVFGGVSERPQLEALRSGVELVVATPGRLIDLMGQRAANFSGLEFLVLDEADRMLDMGFLPPIRQIVKALPRNRQTLMFSATLSREIEKLTHEFQRSPKIVEIGRRANPADTVTQFAYEVSSHLRPALLLHLLGDPQFDTVLVFTRTKRGADRIARRLESSGIKTGTIHSNRSQNQRLRALKDFKSGAVRVLVATDIAARGIDVDGISHVVNYDFPMHPEDYVHRIGRTGRALAIGDAISFITAEDHGPLRSLERFIGRGIVRRRAEGFDYNAPAPPREERGRGERRLSPPKLEPKSPGNSPRGSGDAAQRKTGWRPRRFSSNRRSRGR; encoded by the coding sequence ATGCCTTTTCGCGCTCTCCACCTTTCACCTCAAATCTTGCAGGCGGTTCTTGAGGCCGGCTACACAGAGCCCACTCCGATTCAGGTCGCGGCCATTCCGCCCATTCTCGCCGGACAGGACCTGATCGGCATCGCGCAAACCGGGACCGGAAAGACAGCGGCGTTTGTGCTGCCGATTTTGACGAAGCTCGCCGGCTCGCTCCAAAGCGGGCAAAGGCGTGGCACGCGTGCCCTCGTGGTTGCGCCTACTCGCGAGTTGGTCGTGCAGATAGAGGAGAATGTCCGCGCTTACGCGAAACACCTTCCTTTACGAATGGCGACGGTTTTCGGCGGCGTCAGCGAGCGCCCTCAGCTCGAGGCCCTGCGTTCCGGAGTCGAGTTGGTGGTCGCGACCCCGGGCCGGCTAATCGATTTAATGGGCCAACGCGCCGCCAACTTTTCCGGGCTCGAATTCCTCGTGCTGGACGAGGCGGACCGAATGCTCGACATGGGATTTCTTCCGCCCATCCGCCAGATCGTGAAGGCGCTGCCGCGAAACCGCCAAACCCTCATGTTCTCCGCGACGCTTTCGCGTGAGATCGAGAAACTTACCCACGAGTTTCAGCGTTCGCCGAAGATTGTTGAAATCGGCCGGCGCGCTAACCCGGCCGACACGGTCACGCAGTTTGCCTACGAGGTGTCGTCGCACTTGAGGCCGGCGCTCCTGCTCCATCTCCTGGGGGACCCGCAGTTCGACACGGTCCTGGTTTTCACGCGGACCAAGCGCGGGGCCGATCGAATCGCACGCCGTCTCGAAAGCAGTGGAATCAAAACCGGAACGATCCATTCCAACCGCTCCCAAAATCAGCGGCTGCGCGCACTGAAGGATTTCAAGTCGGGCGCAGTCCGGGTTTTGGTGGCTACGGACATCGCCGCGCGCGGTATCGACGTGGATGGGATTTCGCACGTGGTGAACTACGATTTCCCCATGCACCCGGAGGATTACGTCCATCGCATCGGACGCACCGGCCGCGCTCTCGCCATTGGCGACGCGATCAGCTTTATCACCGCGGAAGATCACGGCCCGTTGCGCTCGCTCGAACGTTTCATTGGGCGCGGCATCGTGCGCAGACGCGCGGAAGGCTTCGACTACAACGCGCCCGCTCCGCCACGGGAAGAGAGGGGCAGAGGAGAGCGACGGCTTTCTCCACCGAAGTTAGAACCGAAATCCCCAGGGAATTCGCCGCGCGGGAGCGGTGACGCGGCGCAACGCAAGACCGGGTGGCGGCCGCGCCGCTTTTCTTCGAATCGCCGCTCACGAGGACGGTAG
- a CDS encoding DNA-3-methyladenine glycosylase I, protein MPRCPWATIEPAISYHDKEWGVPLHDDRSLFEFLILEGAQAGLSWITILKKRENYRKAFDGFRAENIARYGTREVKRLLGDEGIVRNRLKIAAAIQNANAFLKVRKEFGSFDAYLWSFVGGKPIQNRWRRPAQVPARTAESDAMSRDLLRRGFKFVGSTICYALMQATGMVNDHLVTCPRHAPISRKR, encoded by the coding sequence ATGCCTCGTTGTCCATGGGCCACGATTGAGCCGGCAATCAGCTATCACGACAAAGAATGGGGAGTGCCTCTGCATGACGATCGAAGCCTGTTTGAATTCCTGATCCTGGAGGGCGCGCAGGCAGGACTGAGCTGGATCACGATTTTGAAAAAACGGGAGAACTACCGCAAAGCGTTTGATGGATTTCGCGCCGAGAATATCGCCCGCTACGGAACGCGTGAGGTGAAAAGACTGCTCGGCGACGAGGGAATCGTCCGCAACCGCCTCAAGATCGCGGCCGCGATTCAGAACGCGAACGCATTTCTTAAAGTCCGAAAAGAGTTCGGAAGTTTCGATGCCTACCTCTGGAGTTTCGTCGGTGGTAAACCGATTCAAAACCGGTGGCGCCGCCCAGCGCAGGTGCCGGCGCGCACCGCGGAATCCGACGCGATGAGCCGCGATCTTCTCCGCCGCGGATTCAAGTTTGTCGGTTCGACAATCTGTTACGCGTTGATGCAGGCGACCGGCATGGTCAACGACCATCTTGTCACCTGTCCGCGACACGCGCCGATTAGCCGCAAGCGGTGA